A window of Deinococcus ruber genomic DNA:
TCAGCCGGGTAGATCGGCAGCCAGAATCCGGAGCAGCGCGTCCTGAAGCTGGCGCAGATCCTGGATAGGGCCGGGATAGCCGTCCATCAGCATGGAAAAAATCAGCACGCGTCCACTCCGCGCCGTCAGATACCCCGAAAGCGACGACACGCCCGGCAGCGTTCCGGTCTTGGCCCGGACATCCAGCCCCTTCAGGCGCTCGGCCAGCGTGCCGCCCAGTTCGCGGTCTGCACGGGTGGCGCTTCCGGTTCCGGCGCGGGGGAGCGCCTCGATCAGCGGATTCTGCCGCGCTTTGAAGGCGGCATCTGGGAATAGCTTGCTGCCGAACGGATGCTCGTACACATACCGCAGCAGACGCACCAGCACGGCAGGCGTCAGGCGGTTGCTCTCGGATAGCCCCGAGCCGTCGTGCAGACTCAGGGCCTGGAGGTCGGCAGCCGTGGCCCCCGCCCGCTTCAGAAACGCGAGTTCCTGCGCCGACGCTTCCTCCAGAGTGGCCGCACGCCACACCGGGGTCTGCGAATTGACACCCAGGCGGGCATACAGCTGCTCGGCCCACACGTTGTCGCTGCGTTTCAGGGCGTACCGCGCCAGCTGAAGCAGCGGAGCGCTGCGGGTGGTGGCAATGCCTTCTTCCGGGGGCGCAGAGGTCGGGGCCATCTCGACCTTGCCCGTGACCTGCACGCCTGCCCGCTGCAACGCCGCCCGGAAGTCGCGGCCCGCCCGCAGCAGAGCGGCCCCCGCATCCGGGTGGGCGGTGAGTTCTGCCCCCTC
This region includes:
- a CDS encoding D-alanyl-D-alanine carboxypeptidase/D-alanyl-D-alanine-endopeptidase, with translation MLAPLLLLGAGLVRSSPLAEVPGVVLQAIPATLSRAQTDALDTLLRRAPSFPVRVGLLVTDADSGQVLYTRAADAAFPPASNMKLLSLTSLLSVLGPDYWFSTTVTRPRPSAAPAQAAHLTLVGLGDPSLEQSSGEHSLAGLARQVYAHGVRRVADVWLDAHLIGGSAGHTQNGQAIPGWTLPVVERPVVGLSLNDPSVGEGAELTAHPDAGAALLRAGRDFRAALQRAGVQVTGKVEMAPTSAPPEEGIATTRSAPLLQLARYALKRSDNVWAEQLYARLGVNSQTPVWRAATLEEASAQELAFLKRAGATAADLQALSLHDGSGLSESNRLTPAVLVRLLRYVYEHPFGSKLFPDAAFKARQNPLIEALPRAGTGSATRADRELGGTLAERLKGLDVRAKTGTLPGVSSLSGYLTARSGRVLIFSMLMDGYPGPIQDLRQLQDALLRILAADLPG